One genomic window of Rhinolophus ferrumequinum isolate MPI-CBG mRhiFer1 chromosome 23, mRhiFer1_v1.p, whole genome shotgun sequence includes the following:
- the LOC117016245 gene encoding vacuolar protein-sorting-associated protein 25-like produces the protein MAVSFKWPWQDCFPTFLTLQPNVDTRVKQLAAWCSLVLSICRLHKQYSVTVMEAQESLLFNNVKLQWKLPVESIQIIVEELRKKGNVEWLDKNKSSFLIMCQEARRMGETHPMGVTQWVSRSGQNNSVFTLYELTNGEDTEGEELHGLDETTPLRALRARQQENKAEIISISDGQGVKFF, from the coding sequence ATGGCTGTGAGTTTCAAGTGGCCATGGCAGGATTGCTTCCCAACCTTCCTTACGTTACAGCCGAATGTGGACACTCGGGTGAAGCAGCTGGCTGCCTGGTGCTCTCTGGTCCTGTCCATCTGTCGCCTGCACAAACAGTACAGTGTGACCGTGATGGAAGCTCAGGAGAGCCTGCTCTTCAACAATGTGAAGCTACAGTGGAAGCTCCCTGTGGAATCAATCCAGATTATAGTGGAGGaactgaggaagaaagggaatgTTGAATGGTTAGATAAGAACAAGTCTAGCTTCCTGATCATGTGTCAAGAAGCCAGAAGAATGGGGGAAACTCATCCAATGGGGGTTACTCAGTGGGTTTCCAGGAGTGGCCAGAACAACTCCGTGTTCACACTGTATGAACTGACCAATGGGGAAGACACAGAGGGTGAGGAGTTACATGGGTTGGACGAGACGACCCCACTGCGGGCTCTGCGGGCCCGACAGCAGGAGAACAAGGCAGAGATTATCTCCATCAGCGATGGCCAAGGTGTCAAGTTCTTCTAG